One Halostella limicola genomic window carries:
- a CDS encoding PAS domain S-box protein, with the protein MSERAGSPDPVFWGDIDDAEALGRYRSLMRAIDDGIYQLDADGRFVAVNDSIVELTGYARGELLGEHVSLLVDNDDSTAEPLLAKPTDQSREFEVAVQTAEGDRVRCDVRVTPLESDGTVQGTVGIVQSTTDCRRPDQPLGNPAQRQNRGPTTECERKLRETETRLEVAKSVGSVGTWSWDVRENVVTADERLAEPYGTAPEEITAGVPIEEFFASVHEADQERVWNRLDEAVEEAGEFEAEYRITDAKGETLWVVSRGEVECDGNSEPYRLIGATADVTEREEVEAASKRASSEAEAEEQNRLYETIISSTPDLIYAFDLDYRFTFANDAVLEMWGRTREESIGKTLREIGYEPWHAEMHECEIDEVIETKEPVRGEVAFPHAERGRRVYEYIFAPVLDDDGDVEAIAGTSRDVTERRQAEEKLQKSKERFRALVTASSDVVYRMSPDWSEMHELKGKEFLADTDEPTRDWLDKYIHPDEQPRVKEAIDEAIQTKNTFELEHRVEQDDGSMGWTFSRAVPMLNEDGEIEEWIGMASDITDRKEYQRKLEESNERLEQFAYAASHDLQEPLRMVTSYLRLLERRFGDTLDEDGEEFLEYAVDGAERMRDMIDALLEYSRIETRGEPFEPVDLNEILEDVLADLQVQIVESGAEVTVEELPHLEGDASQLRQLFQNLLDNAITYSGDEPPLIHVDADRRNDEWVISVEDDGIGIEPDDQEQVFTVFDRLHSREEYDGTGIGLALCQRIIERHGGEIWVESEPGEGATFSFTLPADSEHDL; encoded by the coding sequence ATGAGTGAACGAGCTGGGTCTCCTGACCCGGTATTCTGGGGTGACATTGATGACGCCGAGGCCCTCGGGCGTTATCGGTCGCTCATGAGGGCGATCGACGATGGAATCTACCAACTCGATGCTGATGGTCGATTCGTTGCGGTGAACGACAGTATCGTCGAGCTAACGGGATATGCACGTGGAGAACTTCTCGGCGAACACGTCTCTCTGTTGGTCGACAACGACGACTCGACCGCTGAACCGCTCCTCGCGAAACCGACCGATCAGAGCAGAGAGTTCGAGGTCGCTGTACAGACTGCCGAGGGAGACCGAGTTCGTTGCGACGTGCGGGTCACCCCGCTCGAATCGGACGGCACGGTGCAGGGAACCGTCGGTATCGTTCAATCTACCACCGACTGCAGGCGACCGGATCAGCCTCTGGGAAACCCCGCCCAGCGGCAGAACCGTGGGCCGACTACCGAGTGCGAACGGAAGCTCCGTGAGACGGAAACTCGACTCGAAGTTGCCAAGTCCGTCGGGTCTGTCGGCACGTGGTCATGGGACGTTCGAGAAAACGTTGTGACTGCGGACGAACGTCTCGCTGAACCCTACGGCACGGCCCCAGAGGAGATCACTGCGGGCGTACCGATAGAGGAATTCTTCGCCTCGGTTCACGAGGCGGACCAGGAACGGGTGTGGAACCGACTCGACGAGGCGGTCGAGGAGGCGGGTGAGTTCGAAGCCGAGTACCGCATTACTGACGCGAAGGGCGAGACGCTGTGGGTGGTGTCCCGTGGCGAGGTCGAGTGTGACGGCAACAGTGAACCGTACCGGCTAATCGGTGCTACCGCTGACGTCACTGAACGCGAGGAAGTAGAGGCAGCGTCGAAGCGAGCGTCGTCCGAAGCCGAGGCCGAGGAGCAGAACCGGCTCTACGAGACGATCATCTCCAGCACGCCCGATCTCATCTACGCCTTCGACCTCGATTACCGCTTCACGTTCGCCAACGACGCGGTGCTGGAGATGTGGGGCCGAACCCGTGAGGAGTCCATCGGCAAAACGCTACGGGAGATCGGCTACGAGCCGTGGCACGCGGAGATGCACGAGTGTGAGATCGACGAGGTCATCGAGACGAAAGAGCCGGTTCGCGGCGAGGTCGCATTCCCACACGCCGAACGCGGCCGTCGCGTCTACGAGTACATCTTCGCACCGGTGCTCGACGACGACGGCGACGTCGAAGCCATCGCCGGGACGTCGCGCGACGTCACTGAACGCAGGCAGGCCGAGGAGAAACTCCAGAAGAGTAAAGAACGATTCCGCGCGCTGGTCACTGCCAGTTCGGACGTGGTGTATCGCATGAGCCCCGATTGGAGCGAGATGCACGAGCTCAAGGGCAAAGAGTTCCTCGCCGATACGGACGAACCGACCAGAGACTGGCTCGATAAATACATTCATCCGGACGAACAGCCGCGAGTCAAGGAGGCCATTGACGAAGCAATCCAGACGAAGAACACGTTCGAGTTGGAACACCGCGTGGAACAGGACGACGGGAGCATGGGCTGGACGTTCTCGCGTGCGGTACCGATGCTGAACGAGGACGGTGAGATCGAGGAATGGATCGGAATGGCGAGCGATATCACCGATCGGAAGGAGTACCAGCGCAAGCTGGAGGAGTCCAACGAGCGCCTCGAACAGTTCGCCTACGCGGCCTCCCACGACCTGCAAGAGCCCCTGCGGATGGTCACGAGCTACCTCCGGTTGCTCGAGCGCCGGTTCGGCGACACCCTCGACGAGGACGGCGAGGAGTTCCTCGAGTACGCGGTCGACGGGGCCGAGCGCATGCGCGATATGATCGACGCCTTACTCGAGTACTCGCGGATCGAAACGCGAGGCGAGCCGTTCGAGCCCGTCGACCTGAACGAGATCCTTGAGGACGTGCTCGCGGACCTTCAGGTCCAGATCGTGGAGAGCGGCGCCGAAGTTACGGTCGAGGAACTTCCCCACCTTGAGGGCGACGCCAGCCAGCTCCGGCAGTTGTTCCAGAACCTGCTCGACAACGCGATCACGTATAGCGGCGACGAGCCGCCGCTGATCCACGTCGACGCAGATCGACGCAACGACGAGTGGGTGATCTCGGTCGAAGACGACGGCATCGGTATCGAACCCGACGATCAGGAGCAGGTATTCACGGTCTTCGATCGACTCCACAGTCGCGAGGAGTACGACGGAACAGGCATCGGCCTCGCGCTCTGCCAGCGTATCATCGAACGCCACGGTGGTGAGATATGGGTCGAGTCCGAACCCGGCGAGGGAGCGACGTTCTCGTTCACGCTCCCAGCCGATAGTGAACACGATCTATAG
- a CDS encoding ATP-binding protein has translation MLSSDTSATSDETAAENEVDDPSETSLPVPVDDPPREYVRIRPTEDPIRKTLDAEFERLHQLCLDTDVGLLDRLRGNADHRTVECLLVADGDPETPITYSFGIVDPDALDALETTLRGVFPDSYEFDRVDHLQSFPARLLGIPGNDDEADPPRAGDPALVAVDYTGNPERGNDWQTRLRSFESLHESDDEDDTQDSISVPLATVAETMANATEPMVYQALLRPKPDWSGQLDERRQDIEMQADTVGDKLLNGLFGTPDPDDDHVTYSASDETRLEELSAKDPRHCFEVTARAVAVATDETERHLEALQTALNPVGKTCYAVEGRHATGDDAVAVARDLCDRRGHSLSSDGLRDRLPGTTSTNPIVADPAEAPTLCLLDGSTLNAEGRRSLSPTPGERTTLPRPPVDQLGRYHGPGLLLGDPLTQDGMPDVDPLRLPPSLQPLHVGWFGKTGSGKSTSLINAMLENHAATDGANILVDPKGDGMALEYIRAHYARYGHAENVVYFDCSSVVPAFSFFDIRDELDAGIARTTAVEDTVDHYIEILRGIMGRDRFEQAVRSPDIIRYLVKAMFDPVHGQDAFSHRELHEEARVMHERQSTKAVSDTDLERMLGGVAANRSRTFDELMQGVANRMEKIPVDKRLGTIFNHVATEDGPHFDLADFLNDDVVVIFDTGALRSEAQRVLTLLILSNLWTALRRRKRRHQDESLADDDETERDSDGDDARSASTDDDLPLVNLYVEEAASVAVSDLLKELLAQSRSFDCSVTLAMQFPGQLRDQHADVYDEVLNNISTFVTGNVPVDKRLTERLATDDMPPQEVGNRLRALERGQWLVNLPAPFGEPEPRPFLVESASPPPGDPEGPRPLRDREQAAFRDAVDAVTERTTAEYGLTLGSPSTAGTDEDADEFAESDVATDSAAHQPTMRVDSALPHTKRLPETVEYDESIHALRCTNCDNRYDPQISGMKRAIGCCGTLDDVEPDDVPICDLNLKLTPEERQASPWSDTQLMFVQAVYNAQQLRYDPLEYDLLYDSMIRLQEYVGIESEAVQDLVDADVLRHDTDHPHRLFTVTPSGRDVIGESYRLGVDYGHGQGDLEESSQHIMAVEIARQYLESEYLDDPESEVVEVTPYYDLKEVSLPASAFMAPDSDESEEVTDAYDQRRLDIAALDDDGEVVVAVEAERVNHDTRRAVPDDFDKIADCDPDEAIWVVTTRQEAHDVLEALNDPLEGEPRVEKTYSQNTPPDHFKIDTPGLTAVYTVDYLRDRIEREGE, from the coding sequence ATGCTGTCATCCGATACTTCCGCTACATCCGACGAGACCGCCGCCGAGAACGAGGTTGACGATCCGAGCGAGACATCCCTGCCCGTACCCGTCGACGACCCACCGCGGGAGTACGTCCGCATCCGTCCGACCGAAGACCCGATCCGAAAGACCCTCGACGCCGAGTTCGAACGCCTCCACCAGCTCTGTCTCGACACGGACGTGGGACTGCTCGATCGACTCCGCGGCAACGCCGACCACCGCACCGTGGAGTGTCTCCTCGTCGCGGACGGCGACCCGGAGACGCCGATCACCTACAGCTTCGGGATCGTCGACCCGGACGCGCTCGACGCGCTCGAAACGACGCTCCGCGGGGTCTTCCCGGACAGCTACGAGTTCGACCGCGTCGACCACCTCCAGTCGTTTCCCGCTCGTCTCCTCGGGATCCCCGGCAACGACGACGAAGCGGATCCCCCACGAGCCGGCGACCCAGCCCTCGTCGCGGTCGACTACACCGGAAACCCGGAGCGTGGCAACGACTGGCAAACGCGCCTCCGATCGTTCGAGTCGCTCCACGAGTCGGACGACGAGGACGACACACAAGACTCGATCAGCGTCCCGCTCGCGACGGTCGCCGAGACGATGGCGAACGCGACCGAGCCGATGGTCTATCAGGCGCTCCTCCGACCGAAGCCCGACTGGAGCGGCCAGTTGGACGAGCGCCGACAGGACATCGAGATGCAGGCCGACACGGTCGGCGACAAACTCCTCAACGGGCTCTTCGGCACGCCCGACCCCGACGACGACCACGTGACCTACAGCGCGAGCGACGAGACGCGACTCGAGGAACTCTCCGCAAAGGACCCGCGACACTGCTTCGAAGTGACCGCACGCGCCGTCGCCGTCGCGACGGACGAAACCGAGCGCCACCTCGAGGCACTCCAGACGGCGCTGAATCCGGTCGGCAAGACGTGCTACGCGGTCGAGGGGCGCCACGCTACGGGCGACGACGCCGTCGCGGTCGCCCGCGACCTTTGCGACCGCCGAGGCCACTCGCTTTCGAGCGACGGACTCCGCGACCGACTCCCAGGCACCACGTCGACCAACCCTATCGTCGCGGACCCGGCGGAAGCCCCGACGCTCTGTCTGCTCGACGGCAGCACGCTCAACGCCGAGGGGAGACGCAGCCTCTCGCCGACGCCCGGCGAACGGACCACGCTCCCGCGCCCGCCCGTCGACCAGCTCGGGCGCTACCACGGCCCGGGACTCCTCCTTGGCGACCCGCTCACCCAGGACGGAATGCCCGACGTCGACCCGCTCCGGCTCCCGCCGTCGCTCCAGCCGCTCCACGTCGGCTGGTTCGGCAAAACCGGTTCGGGGAAGTCGACGAGCCTGATCAACGCGATGCTGGAGAACCACGCCGCCACCGACGGCGCGAACATCCTCGTCGACCCGAAGGGCGACGGGATGGCGCTGGAGTACATTCGTGCACATTATGCGCGCTACGGCCACGCCGAGAACGTCGTCTACTTCGACTGTTCGTCGGTCGTCCCCGCGTTCTCCTTCTTTGACATCCGCGATGAACTCGACGCCGGCATCGCCCGGACGACCGCCGTCGAGGACACGGTCGATCACTACATCGAGATCCTCAGGGGGATCATGGGGAGGGACCGCTTCGAACAGGCCGTCCGGTCGCCGGACATCATCCGCTATCTCGTAAAGGCGATGTTCGACCCCGTCCACGGACAGGACGCGTTCTCTCACCGCGAGTTGCACGAGGAAGCGCGGGTGATGCACGAACGCCAGTCGACGAAGGCGGTCTCCGACACCGACCTCGAGCGGATGCTCGGCGGCGTCGCGGCCAACCGGTCGCGGACGTTCGACGAGCTCATGCAGGGCGTGGCGAACCGGATGGAGAAGATCCCGGTCGACAAACGCCTCGGGACGATCTTCAACCACGTCGCGACCGAGGACGGGCCACACTTCGACCTCGCGGACTTCCTGAACGACGACGTGGTCGTCATCTTCGACACGGGCGCGCTCCGCTCGGAGGCCCAACGCGTGCTCACGCTGCTCATCCTCTCGAACCTCTGGACGGCCCTTCGCCGTCGGAAGCGACGCCACCAGGACGAGAGCCTCGCGGATGACGACGAGACGGAGCGAGACAGCGACGGTGACGACGCTCGCTCCGCCAGCACTGACGACGACCTCCCGCTGGTCAACCTCTACGTCGAGGAAGCCGCGAGCGTCGCGGTCTCCGACCTCCTCAAGGAGTTGCTCGCCCAGTCCCGGAGTTTCGACTGCTCGGTCACGTTGGCGATGCAGTTCCCCGGCCAGCTCCGCGACCAGCACGCCGATGTCTACGACGAGGTTCTGAACAACATCTCGACGTTCGTCACGGGGAACGTCCCCGTCGACAAGCGGCTCACGGAGCGACTCGCCACCGACGACATGCCGCCCCAGGAGGTCGGGAACCGCCTGCGTGCACTCGAACGCGGCCAGTGGCTCGTGAACCTGCCCGCACCGTTCGGCGAACCGGAACCGCGACCGTTCCTCGTCGAGTCGGCGTCGCCGCCTCCGGGCGACCCAGAAGGCCCGCGGCCGCTCCGCGACCGCGAGCAGGCGGCGTTTCGTGATGCCGTCGACGCCGTGACCGAGCGGACGACCGCGGAGTACGGCTTGACGCTCGGCTCGCCCAGTACGGCCGGAACGGACGAGGACGCCGACGAGTTCGCGGAGAGCGACGTCGCGACCGACTCGGCCGCCCACCAACCGACGATGCGCGTCGATAGCGCCCTCCCGCACACGAAGCGCCTCCCGGAGACCGTCGAGTACGACGAGTCGATCCACGCGCTGCGCTGTACGAACTGCGACAACCGTTACGACCCGCAGATATCGGGAATGAAGCGAGCGATCGGCTGCTGTGGTACGCTCGACGACGTCGAGCCCGACGACGTCCCGATCTGCGACCTGAACCTGAAGCTCACGCCCGAGGAACGCCAGGCGTCGCCGTGGTCGGACACACAGCTCATGTTCGTCCAGGCGGTGTACAACGCCCAGCAACTACGCTACGACCCGCTGGAGTACGACCTGCTGTACGACAGCATGATCCGCTTACAGGAGTACGTCGGTATCGAGAGCGAGGCCGTGCAGGATCTGGTCGATGCGGACGTTCTCCGCCACGACACGGACCATCCTCACCGGCTGTTCACGGTGACGCCGAGCGGCCGCGACGTGATCGGCGAGAGCTATCGCCTCGGCGTCGACTACGGCCATGGCCAGGGCGACCTCGAGGAGTCGAGCCAGCACATCATGGCCGTCGAGATCGCCCGGCAGTATCTGGAGTCGGAGTACCTCGACGACCCCGAGTCCGAGGTCGTGGAGGTGACGCCGTACTACGACCTGAAGGAGGTGTCACTTCCGGCGTCGGCGTTCATGGCTCCGGACTCCGACGAGAGCGAAGAGGTGACCGACGCGTACGACCAGCGCCGACTCGACATCGCCGCGCTCGACGACGACGGCGAGGTCGTCGTCGCCGTTGAGGCCGAGCGCGTGAACCACGACACGAGACGCGCGGTCCCCGACGACTTCGACAAGATCGCTGACTGCGACCCGGACGAGGCGATCTGGGTTGTGACGACGCGCCAGGAGGCCCACGACGTTCTCGAAGCGTTGAACGACCCGCTCGAAGGGGAGCCTCGCGTCGAGAAGACCTACAGCCAGAACACCCCGCCGGACCACTTCAAGATCGATACACCCGGGCTGACGGCAGTCTACACGGTCGACTATCTCCGCGACAGGATAGAGCGTGAGGGAGAGTAG
- a CDS encoding DUF7342 family protein produces the protein MDLTDVPDDVRDVSEDPPDFDELNAPEDELKGGPTRERLLDVVVQLREPTKVSTIAESANCDTETARDYLEWFAAMGIVHEYSGRPVRYERNQSYLRWRRVERLRDAYSATEIVEKLTETVEALKEYQARFAAESPDAVSLVNASRETPVEEVWEALSEWKTLEQRAELLDAARRDEDVPGGRDGRADA, from the coding sequence ATGGATTTGACCGACGTCCCAGATGATGTTCGCGACGTCAGCGAGGATCCGCCTGATTTCGATGAGTTGAACGCACCTGAAGACGAGCTAAAAGGCGGTCCAACGAGAGAGCGACTGCTCGACGTTGTCGTGCAGTTGCGTGAACCGACGAAGGTCTCGACGATAGCAGAGAGTGCAAACTGTGATACGGAGACCGCGCGGGACTATCTGGAGTGGTTCGCCGCGATGGGAATCGTACATGAGTATTCGGGGCGACCCGTCCGATACGAACGGAATCAGTCGTATCTTCGGTGGCGGCGAGTAGAGCGGCTCCGTGATGCATATTCGGCAACGGAAATCGTCGAGAAACTCACGGAGACGGTGGAGGCGCTCAAGGAGTATCAAGCGCGGTTCGCCGCTGAGAGTCCGGACGCAGTATCACTCGTCAATGCGAGTCGCGAGACACCAGTCGAAGAGGTCTGGGAGGCACTCTCTGAGTGGAAGACGCTAGAGCAGCGTGCGGAACTGTTGGATGCCGCTCGCCGCGATGAGGATGTGCCCGGTGGACGGGACGGACGCGCCGATGCCTGA
- a CDS encoding DUF5615 family PIN-like protein, translating to MGRNQAHLPPAVSVRSDFLLAGNGEHIRGELGRGADDETDILPYAREQDLIIVTSDVTDFGPVPSEAHAGIVLLYDDAMPAYRVASGLLAMVDAYGNRAEFGGREELDPWA from the coding sequence GTGGGCCGTAATCAAGCGCACTTACCACCCGCAGTCAGTGTCCGAAGTGACTTCCTCCTCGCCGGAAACGGCGAGCATATCCGCGGTGAACTCGGGCGAGGAGCCGACGACGAGACCGATATCCTTCCGTACGCACGAGAACAGGATCTCATCATCGTCACGAGCGACGTGACGGATTTCGGGCCGGTACCCTCCGAAGCTCACGCAGGCATCGTGCTTCTTTACGACGACGCGATGCCCGCATACCGTGTTGCATCCGGACTGCTTGCGATGGTTGATGCGTACGGCAACCGTGCGGAGTTTGGTGGCCGTGAAGAACTCGATCCGTGGGCCTGA
- a CDS encoding ArdC-like ssDNA-binding domain-containing protein, translating into MATSDDTTVSFGESKTRSDEMHSTIEAWIDDLVDLVDEAAASQQFQEWLDVQSRFHDYSYRNTLLIKLQRPDATRVAGYRTWQEEFGRHVKEGESAIWIWAPIITEQCPECGNSLSYHDDGDCEYDETPPEEWSDGVVGFKPIPVFDVSQTDGVPLPDLDTEAAGDGTELVPALLDVADELGVDVRVVPASDWSHGDAEGVCRQDHSPGDRPLVEAKDRENRADLAATLIHEYAHAVLHVGADIVDETARSKREVEAEAVAYVVGRYFDLDTSGSAFYLAAWQDDDTETLMDRLGRISRTASEIIEVVEE; encoded by the coding sequence ATGGCGACGAGTGACGACACCACGGTGTCTTTCGGCGAATCGAAGACCCGTTCCGACGAGATGCACAGTACGATCGAAGCGTGGATCGACGACCTGGTCGACCTCGTCGACGAGGCAGCGGCGAGCCAGCAGTTCCAGGAGTGGCTCGACGTCCAGAGTCGGTTCCACGACTACTCCTACCGGAACACGCTCCTGATCAAACTCCAGCGTCCCGACGCGACGCGCGTCGCGGGGTATCGGACGTGGCAAGAAGAGTTCGGTCGCCACGTCAAGGAAGGAGAGTCGGCCATCTGGATCTGGGCACCGATCATCACGGAGCAATGCCCCGAGTGCGGGAATTCGCTGTCGTACCACGACGACGGTGACTGCGAGTACGACGAGACACCGCCCGAGGAGTGGTCCGACGGCGTCGTCGGGTTCAAGCCGATCCCCGTGTTCGACGTCTCGCAGACCGACGGCGTCCCGCTTCCCGATCTGGATACCGAGGCAGCAGGTGACGGCACGGAACTGGTGCCCGCGCTGCTGGATGTCGCCGACGAACTGGGCGTCGACGTCCGCGTCGTTCCCGCGAGCGACTGGTCGCACGGCGACGCCGAGGGCGTGTGTCGACAGGACCACTCACCCGGGGATCGTCCCCTGGTCGAGGCGAAAGATCGGGAGAACCGCGCCGACCTCGCGGCGACACTGATTCACGAGTACGCCCACGCCGTGCTTCACGTCGGTGCCGACATCGTTGACGAGACGGCGCGGTCGAAACGCGAGGTCGAGGCCGAAGCCGTCGCGTACGTCGTCGGCCGATACTTCGACCTAGATACGAGCGGGTCGGCGTTCTACCTCGCTGCCTGGCAAGACGACGATACGGAGACGCTCATGGATCGACTCGGCCGGATCAGTCGGACCGCGAGCGAGATCATCGAAGTCGTCGAGGAATAG
- a CDS encoding DUF7563 family protein — protein sequence MPNCENCGEMVSASFARVFGDNEETIYGCVHCLPPDEITKVSATGKTPSIIQ from the coding sequence ATGCCAAACTGCGAGAACTGCGGAGAGATGGTGTCAGCGTCCTTCGCCCGAGTGTTCGGAGACAACGAGGAGACGATCTACGGTTGTGTACACTGTCTCCCTCCCGACGAGATCACGAAGGTATCGGCAACAGGGAAGACGCCATCGATCATCCAGTAA
- a CDS encoding Cdc6/Cdc18 family protein, with amino-acid sequence MTQFSDTSPIFEREEVLREEYRPDDLPEREDEMDDLHMSLAPAARGVGANNVFLHGKAGQGKTATAKAKLSELQVHAEQESEHLDLTTCYVSCESHDLSTSYKTASRIYQELTGDSRPTGYATDVVMDMMFEAMNEIGGTIIIVLDEIDTLGDDDRILYSLPRARAQGDVDDHVFPSIIGISNDLQWRDNLSPKVKSSLYDDSVLFSPYDATQLQQILRRRAAKAFRHTEIVPADEVSKRTAQHGNVVEIDNSADEYLFRSDVLTDDVIPLIAALSAQDTGDARQAIKYLRKAGELADKNNADQVTAEHARKAQALVEREAVVEAMREMTMQAHLALAALTALELSGDAPVRAKPIYGMYKNIAAEVDIDKLGQRRFKDHLRELDMQGIADGEKVAAGSIGGPAWVYQLQVDTEIAVEVLKDTPRFSSLDFRSVSADRLRS; translated from the coding sequence ATGACCCAGTTCTCGGACACCTCTCCTATCTTTGAACGCGAGGAGGTTCTTCGCGAGGAATACCGCCCAGACGATCTCCCGGAGCGAGAAGACGAGATGGACGACCTCCACATGTCCCTCGCACCAGCCGCGCGGGGCGTCGGTGCCAACAACGTGTTTCTGCACGGGAAAGCGGGACAGGGAAAGACTGCGACTGCCAAAGCGAAACTATCCGAACTCCAGGTCCACGCAGAGCAGGAATCGGAACATCTCGATCTCACCACCTGCTACGTCTCCTGTGAGTCACACGATCTCTCGACGTCGTACAAGACGGCCTCTCGCATCTATCAGGAACTCACTGGCGACAGCCGCCCTACGGGGTACGCGACTGACGTGGTGATGGACATGATGTTCGAGGCGATGAACGAGATCGGCGGCACCATCATCATCGTCCTCGACGAGATCGACACGCTCGGTGACGACGACCGGATCCTCTACAGCCTCCCGCGCGCTCGGGCCCAGGGGGACGTCGACGATCACGTCTTCCCGAGCATCATCGGCATCAGCAACGACCTGCAGTGGCGGGACAATCTCAGTCCGAAAGTCAAGAGCTCGCTCTACGACGACTCCGTCCTGTTCTCGCCCTACGATGCGACTCAGCTCCAGCAGATCTTGCGACGGCGAGCGGCCAAGGCGTTCCGACACACGGAGATCGTCCCCGCGGACGAGGTGAGTAAGCGGACTGCACAGCACGGGAACGTCGTTGAGATCGACAACTCCGCGGACGAGTACCTGTTCCGAAGCGACGTCCTGACCGACGACGTGATTCCCCTGATCGCCGCACTGTCGGCGCAGGACACAGGCGACGCCAGACAGGCGATCAAGTACCTTCGGAAAGCCGGCGAGCTGGCGGACAAGAACAACGCGGACCAGGTGACTGCCGAACACGCCCGCAAAGCACAGGCCCTCGTCGAGCGCGAGGCCGTCGTCGAAGCCATGCGCGAGATGACGATGCAGGCGCATCTGGCACTCGCCGCCCTTACCGCGCTGGAGCTATCCGGGGACGCGCCCGTCCGTGCCAAGCCGATCTACGGGATGTACAAGAACATCGCCGCCGAGGTTGATATCGACAAACTCGGCCAGCGGCGATTCAAGGACCATCTCCGAGAACTCGACATGCAGGGCATTGCCGACGGCGAAAAGGTGGCTGCAGGATCGATCGGTGGCCCGGCGTGGGTGTATCAGTTGCAGGTCGACACCGAGATCGCCGTCGAAGTTCTCAAGGACACGCCGCGGTTTTCGTCGCTCGATTTCCGCAGCGTCAGCGCCGACCGTCTGCGTTCGTAA
- a CDS encoding trans-sulfuration enzyme family protein, whose amino-acid sequence MTRHNSQSDGSRFATIAVGTADAQPHPHRDGTNDVVPPIHLSTTFEWASGKDANEHDYSRESNPTRAALEKQLARLEGGEHGLAFASGMAATSTTMLSLVPPEGHVVCSDSIYSGTEKLLTDHMAGQIGVDIDFVDARDPDNVADAVTVDTDVIWAETPSNPLIRLCDIQTIADIADDHDILFGVDSTFASPYYQAPLELGADIVVHSTTKYLNGHSDSIGGAVITDTEEVYEQLAFAQQVGLGNMLSPFDCYLVARGIKTLPARMEHHEKNAMAVAQFLERHQRVGRVHYPGLESHPQHELAREQMSGYSGMLSFEFDGSLVELEAFVEGLEVFTPGASLGGVESLIEVPSLMLPEEFSRSEESAEIPETLVRVSVGLEDADDLCKDLRTALP is encoded by the coding sequence ATGACACGACACAATAGTCAGTCCGATGGAAGTCGATTCGCAACCATTGCAGTCGGCACAGCTGACGCCCAGCCGCATCCTCACAGGGATGGAACGAACGACGTCGTCCCGCCGATTCACCTCTCGACGACGTTCGAGTGGGCCAGCGGGAAGGACGCCAATGAACACGACTATTCACGGGAGAGTAATCCGACTCGGGCAGCCCTCGAAAAGCAGTTAGCCCGCCTTGAAGGTGGCGAGCATGGGTTGGCGTTCGCTTCCGGAATGGCCGCTACATCGACGACGATGCTGTCGCTGGTCCCACCGGAAGGCCACGTCGTCTGCTCGGATTCCATCTATAGCGGAACCGAAAAACTGCTCACGGACCACATGGCCGGACAGATCGGCGTTGACATCGACTTTGTTGACGCCCGTGACCCCGACAACGTCGCCGATGCCGTCACCGTGGATACTGATGTGATATGGGCAGAAACACCATCTAACCCCTTGATTCGGCTGTGCGATATCCAAACGATAGCCGACATCGCCGATGACCACGATATCCTCTTCGGCGTGGACAGTACCTTTGCGAGTCCGTACTACCAAGCGCCACTTGAATTGGGTGCCGACATCGTTGTCCACAGCACCACCAAGTATCTCAACGGCCACTCTGACTCGATCGGCGGTGCTGTCATTACTGACACCGAGGAGGTTTACGAGCAATTGGCATTCGCGCAGCAGGTTGGCCTTGGAAATATGCTATCGCCATTCGACTGCTACCTCGTTGCGCGAGGCATCAAGACGCTGCCCGCGCGGATGGAACACCATGAGAAGAACGCGATGGCAGTTGCCCAGTTCCTTGAACGCCACCAGCGAGTCGGTCGAGTTCACTATCCAGGGCTTGAGAGCCACCCGCAACACGAGCTTGCAAGAGAGCAGATGTCCGGGTATAGCGGGATGCTGTCCTTCGAATTCGACGGATCACTCGTCGAACTTGAGGCGTTCGTTGAGGGCCTTGAGGTGTTCACGCCGGGCGCGAGTCTCGGTGGGGTCGAGAGCCTTATCGAGGTGCCGTCACTGATGCTCCCCGAAGAGTTCAGTCGGAGTGAGGAGTCAGCAGAGATCCCCGAGACGTTGGTCCGGGTTTCCGTTGGCCTCGAAGACGCCGATGACCTCTGCAAGGATCTCCGGACGGCGCTACCGTAA